Within the Leptogranulimonas caecicola genome, the region TTCCAGATGACCTCTTTGTTGATGCCCAGGCTTACGGTAGAGAGCGCCAGACCAGCGGACAGCACGGCGACGCCGGAGTTTGCCTTGGCGATAAGGTCGAAGCAGGGGTCCAGCGCATCGGGAACGCGCACACCCAGAAGCACCAGCGCCACGGCCAGCAGCGGCGCCGCCGCCACGGGCTTCTTCACCGCATTGACGATGGCGGCGAGGTTCTGGTTCTTGATGACATGCTTCTTGCCATGGCCGCGTTCCTCGGCACGAATGACGTCGATCTCCTTGCGGATGCCATGCTCCTTCTCGGCCTTGCGGGCCTCCTCGTCGGTTACCGGGGCGCCCTCAGGCGTAGGCGCCGGTGCGACAGCGGCCACGGTTTTGGCAGGGGCAGCCACCGCAGCAGCGGAGCCGTTGGAAGAGGCTGCAGACTGCTTGGCCACCTTGTCGCGCAGCTCGCTCTGGCCCTTGTTGATGAGGTAGAAGCCCAGGGGGATGGTCACAGCATTTACCACGATGGACACGATGCCAATAACCAGGTTGGTGGTGACGTCGTTGCCGTAGATGGGGTCGAGCACTGCGAATCCCAGAAAACCGATGGTGGGCGAGCCTGCGATCATGGCGCAGATGGCTGCTTCCTGGGTGGTGTGATGGAACAGCTTCTTGCACAGCCAGTAGCTGAGCATGAACATTCCGGTGACGCCCACCAAAGACAGGATGGTAAGCATGAGGTCGGAGGCGAGCATCTCGCGCGTAGCCTTGACGATGGACACAAAGAGGGCCGCAGGCAGGGCGATGTCCAGCACTACCTTGTTAAGACCCTGACGCTGGTCGTCATCAAAATAGTGAACGCGGCCGCAGATGTATCCCAAAGCCATGATCACCAAGATAGGGATGATGTCGTTGACGATGATCTTGATCATAAAGGGGCTTTTCTCTTAAGAGGGGCCGCCCGCCTTGACAGGCGGCCTCCTCACTGACAGATCGCGTGGCATGCGCCAAGTTATTGCTGGGCAGGCTTCTCTTGCACCAACTTTCCGTCAACAACCTCTTCATTGAGGTCTTCACACTCGCCGGTAGCCAGCGGGCCAAAGATGGGCTTGGGGTTGAGGTTGCCGATGTGGCCGGACTCCTTGCCGGCATGGATGGAGAGCTGCACATGAATGAAGGCCGGCTTGCCCGAGGCCAGAGCCTCGGTGAGGTCTGCCTCTACCTCGGCAGGGGTGGTGGCGTAGTAGCCTTTGGCGCCGAAGGCCTCGCCCACCTTCTCATAGTGAGCCGTGGCATCCAAGGTCAGGGGGCTGGGATCTCCAGAGTCGCCCAGATCCTCGAAGTCGCCGCGGTAGATGCCGCCGTTGTTGAGGACGATGGTGACGATAGGCAGGTTGAAGCGGGTGGCAGTCTCGACCTCGAGAGGTGCGAAGCCATAGGCAGAGTCTCCGGAGATAGACACCACGGGCTTGCCAGTGGTCACAGCCGTACCGATGGCGTAGGGCATGGCCACGCCCATGACGCCCCAGGTGCCGCAGTCCAAACGATGGCGGGGCAGGTACATGTTCACGATGTCGCGGCAGTCGTCCAGGGTGTTGGCGCCGTCGTTGGTAAGATAGACGTCGTGGTTCTTGTCCAGCACGCGCTTGATGGCGCCCAGGGCGTTCTGATGGGTCATGGGCACGGTGTCTGCAGTCTCAGCGCCGCCAAAGCGCTCGTTGTTTTTCTTGGCGTCGGCCGCCAGCAGGTCCAGCCACTCCTGGCTTGCCTGCACCTTGTGGGTGGCCAGGCCGTCCACCAGCTGGCCCATGACGGTCTTCGCATCGCCCAACAGCGGGCAGTCGATAGGACGGGCATTGCCGAATTCAGACTCATCGATATCGATCTGTATGAACTTGACGTTGGGATTGTACTTCTTGCCTTTGCCGTAGCCCAACATCCAGTTGAGGCGAGCGCCCACCAGCAGGATGACGTCTGCCGTGCGCATGGCAAGGCCGCGGCAGGAAGCGGTGGAGTGGGGGTCGTCATCGGGGATGAGGCCCTTAGCCATGGACATGGGCTGGAAGGGGATGTTGGTCTTGTCGACAAACGCAGCCAACTCCTCCTCAGCACGGCCCAGAACTGCGCCCTTGCCAATGATGATCCAGGGGTTCTTGGCGCCCTCCAGAAGCTCCAGCGCCTTCTCCACCATGGCGGGATCGGCTGCCTGGGCAGGGGCGAGGTTTTGGGCAGGGACGAGGATCTTCTCGGCAACGGACTTCTCGATGGTCTGACCCATGAGGTCGTCGGGGAGGTCTACATAGACGCCGCCAGGACGGCCCGCCATAGCGGTGCGGATGGCGCGCTCGATGCCCAGAGGGATGTCCTCGATCTTGTCGATGCGGAAGGAGTCTTTGGCGAAGGGCACAGCGTAAGCGCGCTGGTCGAGGCCCTCGTACTCGCCCTCCTCCAGATCCACCGTATGGCGCACCGAGGAACCGGCCAGCTGGATGCAGGGCCAGCCATTCTCGGTCGCCTCTTTAAGGGAAGCGAGGCCGTTGAGGAAACCGGGAGCAGAAACGGTAAGGAACACGCCGGGACGGCCGGTAAGGAAGCCCTCGGCAGCAGCAGCGTTTCCTGCATCTGCCTCATGGCGCATACCGATGTATTTGACGCCCTTGGCCTGGGCAATGCGGGCGAAGTCGGTGACGGGGATGCCAACCACGCCATACATGTTCTTCACACCATTGGCAATGATGGTGTCTGCCAAAAAATGCATGCCGTCGGTAAGGTCTTGAGTGGAAGTGGTAGGTGTGGTGCCAGTGGTCACAACAGCCTCCTTCGAAGTAGTGAACAGGTGACGCAACCGGCAGCACGCGCGAGCCGACTGCACGCTCTAAGAAGGACGCTGAGCCCCTGAATACAAGGCCCAGCCGCCCCTAGATGAGCTCTTTCATCGCATTACGTCTCTTCCCATTAATCCGATCTCCTCACACCAACTTGACCGCCCACGCACAAAATCATCGGTCGGCGAGATGTTTCACAAGCTCACGCCCAACGCTAATTTCAGATTCCTTTTATATGTGCCAATACCTTTTTATTTTCATGCGGGTTTATTTGTTTTGATTGTTTATTTATTCTCCCTTGCCGAGAAACCCTTCCCCACCTCCGGCGGCTTTTTGCCCTGTGGCTCCAGTTGGCCTGAGCCCCTAAGCTGACGGCGGATGGCGGACAAATGACCGCCATGGGCGCAACAGCCCTGCTCGACAGTGAAGATTTTGGCGGCGGCTCCGTGCCGCAGGGTTGCGCGAATGGTTGTGGGGTAAGAGTGCCTGTGAACACTCATCGCACCATGAAGGCTTTTTGGTGGGGGTCCCTACCCCCATGAAGCTCGTCTGTCCTCCTTGGAATGAAAGGATTTTCATGGCTGACACCACCAATACTGCGCCGCTTGCCGGCATCAAAGTCATCGACTGGACCCAGGTTCAGTCCGGCCCCTCCTGCACCCAGATCCTCGCCTGGCTAGGCGCAGAGGTCATCAAGCTGGAGAAGGTCCACGGCGGCGACCCCACCCGCAACGAGATGAACGACGTCGACGGCTCGTACTCTCTGTACTATCTGCAGCTGAACGCCAACAAGAAGTCCATCACCCTGGATATGAAGGACGATGCTGCCAAGAAGATCCTCACCGACCTCCTCAAGGACGCCGACGTGTTTGTAGAGAACATTGGCCCCGGTGACGTGGAGAAGCTGGGCTTTGGCTGGAAGCAAGTGCACACCATCAACCCTAAGTGCATCATGGCCTCCCTCAAGGGCTTCAACCAGGGCAGCCGCTTTGCCCACGTGAAGGCCTTCGAGCCCGTGGCCCAGTGCGCTGGCGGTGCCGCTTCGACCACCGGTTGGAACGAGGGCGACTTCAACGTGCCTACCCAGTCCGGCGCCGCCCTGGGCGACTCCAACACCGGTATGCACCTTTGCATCGGCATCCTCGCCGCCCTTATGCAGCGCGAGCACACCGGCGAGGGCACCTATGTCTATCAGTCCATGCAAAACGCCGTGCTCAACCTTTGCCGCATCAAGCTGCGCGACCAGCTCATCCTAGACCGCCTGCATCAGCTGAGCTACTACGCCTGCTACCCCGGCTACAAGTGGGGCAAGGCGATTCCTCGCGCCGAGAACGCCGAGGGCGGCCTGGTTCTGGGCTGGTGCTACCGCGCCAAGGGCTGGGAGACCGACCCCAACGCCTACGTGTACATCGTGATTCAGCAGTCGCCCAAGGGCTTCGAGGAGTTCTGCAACGCCATGGGCTTTGAGGACTGGCTCACCGACCCCAAGTTCAACACTGCAAACGCACGCGATGAGCACAAGAAGGAGATCTACGAGCGCGTCGAGCAGTTCACCATGCAGTACGACAAGGGCACCCTCACCAAGATGCTTGGCGAGAAGGGCGTGCCCGTAGGCCCCGTCCTGGATTGGAACGAGCTGGAGAACGACCCCGACCTCAACACCGACGGCACCATCATCACCATCGATCAGGATGAGGCTCGCGGTTCCTTCAAGACCATCGGCCTGCCCTTCAGCCTCTCCAACTACAAGCCCGACTACAAGCGCGCCCCCAACCTGGGCGAGAACAACGCCGAGATCCTCAAGGGTCTGGGCTACACCGACGAGCAGATCACCCAGCTCGAGCAGGCTGGCGTCATTGGCTCCAACAACGGCGTCAAGGCCGACCTGGTAGCTGCTCCTGCCGCCGACGCTGCTTCCAAGTAGCCCGCTGCTACAGAGTTGGTGTTGCAACGCAGCTACTGCGTCCTGCTCAGCCATTGTGTCCTGCAGTGCAGCTGCCGCATCTTGCTGCGCAGACATTGTGCTGAAAGCTTTTTAGAGGTGCCCCACCTAGCGATGGGGCACCTCTTGTTGTGGGTCTTAGGGGCAAT harbors:
- a CDS encoding AEC family transporter translates to MIKIIVNDIIPILVIMALGYICGRVHYFDDDQRQGLNKVVLDIALPAALFVSIVKATREMLASDLMLTILSLVGVTGMFMLSYWLCKKLFHHTTQEAAICAMIAGSPTIGFLGFAVLDPIYGNDVTTNLVIGIVSIVVNAVTIPLGFYLINKGQSELRDKVAKQSAASSNGSAAAVAAPAKTVAAVAPAPTPEGAPVTDEEARKAEKEHGIRKEIDVIRAEERGHGKKHVIKNQNLAAIVNAVKKPVAAAPLLAVALVLLGVRVPDALDPCFDLIAKANSGVAVLSAGLALSTVSLGINKEVIWNTFFRLILTPAVIVAAGFLLGMGSDPAKISMLCMAVALPPAFSGIIISSRYNIYVKEGANSVAVSTVGFAATCILWVWLMPVLCSMFH
- the oxc gene encoding oxalyl-CoA decarboxylase; the protein is MTTGTTPTTSTQDLTDGMHFLADTIIANGVKNMYGVVGIPVTDFARIAQAKGVKYIGMRHEADAGNAAAAEGFLTGRPGVFLTVSAPGFLNGLASLKEATENGWPCIQLAGSSVRHTVDLEEGEYEGLDQRAYAVPFAKDSFRIDKIEDIPLGIERAIRTAMAGRPGGVYVDLPDDLMGQTIEKSVAEKILVPAQNLAPAQAADPAMVEKALELLEGAKNPWIIIGKGAVLGRAEEELAAFVDKTNIPFQPMSMAKGLIPDDDPHSTASCRGLAMRTADVILLVGARLNWMLGYGKGKKYNPNVKFIQIDIDESEFGNARPIDCPLLGDAKTVMGQLVDGLATHKVQASQEWLDLLAADAKKNNERFGGAETADTVPMTHQNALGAIKRVLDKNHDVYLTNDGANTLDDCRDIVNMYLPRHRLDCGTWGVMGVAMPYAIGTAVTTGKPVVSISGDSAYGFAPLEVETATRFNLPIVTIVLNNGGIYRGDFEDLGDSGDPSPLTLDATAHYEKVGEAFGAKGYYATTPAEVEADLTEALASGKPAFIHVQLSIHAGKESGHIGNLNPKPIFGPLATGECEDLNEEVVDGKLVQEKPAQQ
- the frc gene encoding formyl-CoA transferase codes for the protein MADTTNTAPLAGIKVIDWTQVQSGPSCTQILAWLGAEVIKLEKVHGGDPTRNEMNDVDGSYSLYYLQLNANKKSITLDMKDDAAKKILTDLLKDADVFVENIGPGDVEKLGFGWKQVHTINPKCIMASLKGFNQGSRFAHVKAFEPVAQCAGGAASTTGWNEGDFNVPTQSGAALGDSNTGMHLCIGILAALMQREHTGEGTYVYQSMQNAVLNLCRIKLRDQLILDRLHQLSYYACYPGYKWGKAIPRAENAEGGLVLGWCYRAKGWETDPNAYVYIVIQQSPKGFEEFCNAMGFEDWLTDPKFNTANARDEHKKEIYERVEQFTMQYDKGTLTKMLGEKGVPVGPVLDWNELENDPDLNTDGTIITIDQDEARGSFKTIGLPFSLSNYKPDYKRAPNLGENNAEILKGLGYTDEQITQLEQAGVIGSNNGVKADLVAAPAADAASK